Proteins encoded within one genomic window of Triticum aestivum cultivar Chinese Spring chromosome 2D, IWGSC CS RefSeq v2.1, whole genome shotgun sequence:
- the LOC123054628 gene encoding uncharacterized protein has translation MAKAQVVARITVEVAPSIIRRRRRGLPLTVLDTIAEEEKEAAVVAAMAPHHRNNVTAGRYGAGDTAGSSAHAGAEKGKRCVGGSNGPSEHGEERLATGKARCSKIAA, from the coding sequence ATGGCCAAGGCACAGGTCGTCGCCCGGATCACTGTCGAGGTCGCGCCGTCCATCATCAGGCGCCGCCGGCGCGGGCTCCCGTTGACGGTGCTGGACACGAtagcggaggaggagaaggaggcggccgTGGTCGCGGCCATGGCGCCTCACCACCGCAACAATGTGACAGCCGGCCGCTACGGCGCCGGGGACACCGCTGGCTCCTCGGCGCACGCCGGTGCCGAGAAGGGGAAGCGGTGCGTCGGCGGGAGCAACGGTCCTTCAGAGCACGGGGAGGAGCGGCTCGCGACGGGCAAAGCGCGGTGCTCAAAGATCGCCGCGTGA
- the LOC123054629 gene encoding polyamine oxidase 3 isoform X1: MANNNSSYGENVSRKSHTPSAIVIGGGFAGIAAANALRNASFEVVLLESRDRIGGRVHTDYSFGFPVDLGASWLHGVCEENPLAPIIGRLGLPLYRTSGDDSVLFDHDLESYALYDTNGSQVPQEFVEKIGKVFEAILEETGKLREEMKEDISIAKAIAIVLERNPHLRQEGIAHDVLQWYLCRMEGWFATDADAISLQCWDQEVLLPGGHGLMVRGYRPVINTLAKGLDIRLGHRYAYLCFSSKCYEHGSTFRLLVLIQALLLRVVEIVRHWNRVEVTVSNGKTFVADAAVITVPLGVLKSNTIKFEPRLPEWKEEAIRELSVGVENKIVLHFSEVFWPNVEFLGVVSSTTYGCSYFLNLHKATGHAVLVYMPAGRLACDIEKMSDEAAAQFAFSQLKKILPNAAEPLNYLVSHWGSDENTLGSYTFDGVGKPRDLYEKLRIPVDNLFFAGEATSVQYTGTVHGAFSTGEMAAEECRMRVLEKFRELDMLEMCHPMAEQTATVSVPLLISRL; this comes from the exons ATGGCGAACAACAACA gcTCATACGGTGAAAATGTCAGTAGAAAATCCCACACGCCTTCAGCTATTGTTATTGGTGGTGGGTTTGCAGGCATTGCTGCTGCAAATGCGCTCAGGAATGCGTCCTTCGAG GTCGTTCTTCTGGAATCCCGTGACCGGATAGGTGGCCGAGTTCACACTGACTACTCTTTTGGGTTTCCTGTTGATCTTGGGGCATCTTG GCTTCATGGTGTTTGTGAAGAAAATCCCCTGGCACCGATCATTGGAAGACTTGGGCTTCCACTGTACCGCACCAGTGGAGATGACTCTGTCCTTTTTGATCATGATCTCGAGAG TTATGCACTTTATGATACTAATGGATCTCAAGTCCCACAAGAGTTTGTAGAAAAGATAGGGAAAGTGTTTGAGGCTATATTGGAAGAG ACTGGCAAATTAAGGGAAGAAATGAAGGAAGATATTTCTATAGCTAAGGCCATTGCAATTGTTTTGGAGAGGAATCCACACTTGAG GCAAGAAGGGATTGCACATGATGTTCTCCAGTGGTATTTGTGCCGCATGGAGGGTTGGTTTGCTACTGATGCGGATGCCATCTCGCTCCAGTGTTGGGACCAG GAAGTTCTTCTTCCTGGTGGCCATGGTCTCATGGTTCGTGGATATCGCCCAGTTATAAATACTTTGGCAAAAGGTCTAGATATACGCCTTGGTCATAGGTATGCATATCTCTGCTTTTCCTCTAAATGTTATGAACATGGTTCCACCTTCCGTTTGTTAGTACTGATCCAAGCTCTTCTCCTCAGGGTTGTTGAAATTGTTCGGCACTGGAATAGAGTAGAGGTTACTGTAAGCAATGGCAAAACATTTGTTGCGGATGCTGCAGTCATCACTGTTCCCTTGGGTGTTCTTAAATCAAACACCATTAAGTTTGAGCCAAGGCTCCCGGAGTGGAAGGAGGAAGCAATAAGAGAACTGTCAGTTGGGGTCGAAAACAAAATAGTTCTCCACTTCAGTGAGGTTTTCTGGCCTAACGTGGAGTTCCTCGGAGTAGTTTCATCCACCACATATGGCTGCAGCTATTTCCTCAACCTTCACAAGGCAACAGGGCATGCTGTTCTTGTTTACATGCCTGCAGGCCGGCTTGCTTGTGACATTGAAAAGATGTCGGATGAGGCCGCGGCTCAATTTGCGTTTTCACAGTTGAAGAAGATCCTCCCTAATGCAGCTGAGCCG CTTAACTACCTAGTGTCACACTGGGGCTCAGACGAGAACACGCTTGGCTCCTACACCTTTGATGGTGTGGGCAAGCCGCGCGACCTGTACGAGAAGCTCCGCATCCCTGTCGACAATCTATTCTTTGCGGGGGAGGCCACGAGCGTACAGTACACGGGCACGGTGCACGGCGCCTTCTCCACGGGGGAGATGGCAGCCGAGGAGTGCCGGATGAGGGTCCTGGAGAAGTTCAGGGAGCTGGATATGCTGGAGATGTGCCACCCGATGGCCGAGCAAACGGCCACCGTCTCCGTCCCGCTGCTCATCTCCCGGCTGTAA
- the LOC123054629 gene encoding polyamine oxidase 3 isoform X2, whose amino-acid sequence MANNNSSYGENVSRKSHTPSAIVIGGGFAGIAAANALRNASFEVVLLESRDRIGGRVHTDYSFGFPVDLGASWLHGVCEENPLAPIIGRLGLPLYRTSGDDSVLFDHDLESYALYDTNGSQVPQEFVEKIGKVFEAILEETGKLREEMKEDISIAKAIAIVLERNPHLRQEGIAHDVLQWYLCRMEGWFATDADAISLQCWDQEVLLPGGHGLMVRGYRPVINTLAKGLDIRLGHRVVEIVRHWNRVEVTVSNGKTFVADAAVITVPLGVLKSNTIKFEPRLPEWKEEAIRELSVGVENKIVLHFSEVFWPNVEFLGVVSSTTYGCSYFLNLHKATGHAVLVYMPAGRLACDIEKMSDEAAAQFAFSQLKKILPNAAEPLNYLVSHWGSDENTLGSYTFDGVGKPRDLYEKLRIPVDNLFFAGEATSVQYTGTVHGAFSTGEMAAEECRMRVLEKFRELDMLEMCHPMAEQTATVSVPLLISRL is encoded by the exons ATGGCGAACAACAACA gcTCATACGGTGAAAATGTCAGTAGAAAATCCCACACGCCTTCAGCTATTGTTATTGGTGGTGGGTTTGCAGGCATTGCTGCTGCAAATGCGCTCAGGAATGCGTCCTTCGAG GTCGTTCTTCTGGAATCCCGTGACCGGATAGGTGGCCGAGTTCACACTGACTACTCTTTTGGGTTTCCTGTTGATCTTGGGGCATCTTG GCTTCATGGTGTTTGTGAAGAAAATCCCCTGGCACCGATCATTGGAAGACTTGGGCTTCCACTGTACCGCACCAGTGGAGATGACTCTGTCCTTTTTGATCATGATCTCGAGAG TTATGCACTTTATGATACTAATGGATCTCAAGTCCCACAAGAGTTTGTAGAAAAGATAGGGAAAGTGTTTGAGGCTATATTGGAAGAG ACTGGCAAATTAAGGGAAGAAATGAAGGAAGATATTTCTATAGCTAAGGCCATTGCAATTGTTTTGGAGAGGAATCCACACTTGAG GCAAGAAGGGATTGCACATGATGTTCTCCAGTGGTATTTGTGCCGCATGGAGGGTTGGTTTGCTACTGATGCGGATGCCATCTCGCTCCAGTGTTGGGACCAG GAAGTTCTTCTTCCTGGTGGCCATGGTCTCATGGTTCGTGGATATCGCCCAGTTATAAATACTTTGGCAAAAGGTCTAGATATACGCCTTGGTCATAG GGTTGTTGAAATTGTTCGGCACTGGAATAGAGTAGAGGTTACTGTAAGCAATGGCAAAACATTTGTTGCGGATGCTGCAGTCATCACTGTTCCCTTGGGTGTTCTTAAATCAAACACCATTAAGTTTGAGCCAAGGCTCCCGGAGTGGAAGGAGGAAGCAATAAGAGAACTGTCAGTTGGGGTCGAAAACAAAATAGTTCTCCACTTCAGTGAGGTTTTCTGGCCTAACGTGGAGTTCCTCGGAGTAGTTTCATCCACCACATATGGCTGCAGCTATTTCCTCAACCTTCACAAGGCAACAGGGCATGCTGTTCTTGTTTACATGCCTGCAGGCCGGCTTGCTTGTGACATTGAAAAGATGTCGGATGAGGCCGCGGCTCAATTTGCGTTTTCACAGTTGAAGAAGATCCTCCCTAATGCAGCTGAGCCG CTTAACTACCTAGTGTCACACTGGGGCTCAGACGAGAACACGCTTGGCTCCTACACCTTTGATGGTGTGGGCAAGCCGCGCGACCTGTACGAGAAGCTCCGCATCCCTGTCGACAATCTATTCTTTGCGGGGGAGGCCACGAGCGTACAGTACACGGGCACGGTGCACGGCGCCTTCTCCACGGGGGAGATGGCAGCCGAGGAGTGCCGGATGAGGGTCCTGGAGAAGTTCAGGGAGCTGGATATGCTGGAGATGTGCCACCCGATGGCCGAGCAAACGGCCACCGTCTCCGTCCCGCTGCTCATCTCCCGGCTGTAA